The Streptomyces sp. R28 region GTATGGCCTCAGCGTGCCGGGCGCGACGCCTTGACCGGACCCTTCCGTGACACCGGTCGAGCCAGCAGCCCGGGCCCGGCACGCCAAGTATCGGGGGCTCCCCCTCCGGGGGTGAACTCGCGTACGGCGTCCGAGGACATGGCGTCCGGGTACGAACATGCCGCAGCGCCCGGCGACGAGAAATACGTCATCGGGCACCGCGGCACTTTTTCAAAACAACACTGTGCTGAACTGAGGCGGATGAACCGCGTCAGGACGCGAGAACCTCGTCGAGCAGGGCCTCGGCCTTGTCCTCGTTGGTGTTCTCCGCGAGAGCGAGTTCGCTCACCAGGATCTGGCGGGCCTTGGCGAGCATGCGCTTCTCACCAGCGGAGAGTCCACGCTCGCGCTCACGACGCCACAGGTCACGCACGACTTCCGCGACCTTGATGACATCGCCGGAGGCGAGCTTCTCCAGATTTGCCTTGTAACGACGCGACCAGTTCGTGGGCTCCTCGGCGTACGGCGCGCGCAGCACCTCGAAGACCCGGTCCAGCCCGTCCTGACCGACCACATCACGCACGCCGACGAACTCCGCATTGTCCGCTGGCACACGTACCGTCAGGTCACCCTGGGCGACCTTCAGCACCAAGTAGGTCTTGTCCACGCCTTTGATCTGGCGAGTTTCGATGGCCTCGATCAGCGCGGCCCCGTGATGGGGATAGACCACGGTGTCGCCAACCTTGAACGTCATGTGACAGGTACCCCTTCCGTGGCTATCCAGGGTAACACGGAAACTGCGGGTTCTGAATGGCGTTTTCGCAGGTCAGGGCATATCTCGGGGCTTGACAACTCCAACAGGAACGTGCTGCGCGGG contains the following coding sequences:
- a CDS encoding CarD family transcriptional regulator, which produces MTFKVGDTVVYPHHGAALIEAIETRQIKGVDKTYLVLKVAQGDLTVRVPADNAEFVGVRDVVGQDGLDRVFEVLRAPYAEEPTNWSRRYKANLEKLASGDVIKVAEVVRDLWRRERERGLSAGEKRMLAKARQILVSELALAENTNEDKAEALLDEVLAS